From the genome of Fibrobacter sp., one region includes:
- a CDS encoding NUDIX domain-containing protein codes for MKRIEVVAGIICADPFGNPAAPRTPGVRFFATQRGYGDYKDGWEFPGGKVEPGETPQQALARELKEELAIDVNVGENRNFWAQERAFL; via the coding sequence ATGAAACGCATAGAAGTCGTGGCAGGCATCATTTGCGCGGATCCTTTCGGGAATCCGGCTGCGCCTCGCACGCCAGGCGTTCGGTTTTTTGCCACGCAGCGCGGGTACGGCGACTACAAGGACGGCTGGGAATTCCCGGGCGGCAAGGTGGAACCCGGCGAAACCCCGCAGCAGGCCCTCGCCCGCGAACTAAAAGAAGAACTCGCCATCGACGTAAACGTGGGCGAAAACAGAAATTTTTGGGCTCAAGAGAGAGCTTTTTTGTAA
- a CDS encoding glutathione peroxidase, translating into MATIYDFTLTDGKGNQVPLANFKGKVMLIVNTATGCGFTPHYKPIEQMYSDFHDKGFEVIDIPCNQFKGQTPGTDDEIHEFCTLNYGTEFPQMKKSDVNGPDELPLYTYLKSQKGFEGFGFGVKAAAMAVLLKSIDKDYKNNPDIKWNFTKFVVDREGNVVARFEPTADMDAVRACVEKLL; encoded by the coding sequence ATGGCAACCATCTACGATTTCACGCTCACCGACGGCAAGGGCAACCAGGTCCCGCTCGCAAACTTCAAGGGCAAGGTGATGCTCATCGTGAACACCGCGACCGGCTGCGGTTTTACCCCGCATTACAAGCCTATCGAACAGATGTATTCCGACTTCCACGACAAGGGCTTCGAAGTCATCGACATTCCCTGCAACCAGTTCAAGGGCCAGACCCCCGGCACCGACGACGAAATCCACGAATTCTGCACGCTCAACTACGGCACCGAATTCCCGCAAATGAAAAAGTCCGACGTGAATGGCCCCGACGAGCTGCCGCTCTACACCTACCTGAAATCGCAGAAGGGTTTCGAAGGCTTCGGCTTTGGCGTGAAGGCCGCCGCCATGGCAGTACTCCTCAAGAGCATCGACAAGGATTACAAGAATAATCCCGACATCAAGTGGAACTTCACCAAGTTCGTCGTGGACCGCGAAGGCAACGTTGTCGCGCGCTTCGAACCCACCGCCGACATGGACGCCGTGCGCGCCTGCGTAGAAAAACTGCTCTAG
- a CDS encoding MarR family transcriptional regulator yields MNCPQLKLENQLCFPLYAASKEITRRYAPYLEPLDLTYTQYIVMLVLWEEKKCNVSELGKKLFLDSGTLTPLLKKLEAKGYVQRTREQSDERCLSVSLTAEGESLKRKAASVPKSMASCVNLSDTEAKTLYTLLYKVLEGFGG; encoded by the coding sequence GTGAACTGCCCCCAGTTAAAACTCGAAAACCAGCTGTGCTTCCCGCTGTATGCCGCATCCAAGGAGATTACGCGCCGTTACGCCCCGTACCTGGAGCCGCTCGACCTCACGTACACGCAGTACATTGTGATGCTCGTGCTGTGGGAAGAAAAGAAGTGTAACGTCTCGGAACTCGGCAAAAAACTGTTTCTCGATTCCGGGACGCTCACCCCGCTCCTGAAAAAGCTCGAGGCTAAGGGCTATGTCCAGCGTACCCGCGAACAGAGTGACGAGCGCTGCCTCTCGGTAAGCCTCACCGCCGAAGGCGAATCGCTCAAGCGCAAGGCCGCAAGCGTCCCCAAGTCCATGGCCAGCTGCGTCAACCTCTCCGACACCGAAGCCAAGACGCTGTACACCCTACTGTACAAGGTATTGGAAGGCTTTGGGGGGTGA